The Nicotiana tabacum cultivar K326 chromosome 1, ASM71507v2, whole genome shotgun sequence genome segment AAAAATGGGGTAAAGGTTGGAGATGCCCTGAAGCCAATTTTGCATCAATGGTTTTTAATATTAGTAGTAagaaagtacaataataataactaCGCTTCAATTTCAAACAAGTTCGGATCGGCGATATGAATctttacttcttttattaaaatcaacTTAAATCATCATCattactaaaataaaattaaagtgtgtgaatatatatatagtagttctCTACCAAGTctaaaatatattttcaactagTGGGTATCACCTATACGGATCTTCCTCTTCTATTGTGATCTACCTTTAACAAGGTCTGCATTTGTTCCAAGATTATCAGCAAAAAAATAACACCGTAAATAATTAATCTCTACGTGTAAATTAACTATCTGTATATTTTACTATTGTTGTAATTTGTTACATGCCTCATTTTCATGTTACTAATTCCATTTATCTTTTTAGTGGCCTtatagagtaataaaaatcattcTAAATGCATATAAAAATAACTCGACTTTAATTTGTAGAACTATTTTAAGTCATTATCCCCTCAACGCACACGAATTATTCTCACATGGCATAATTCTCTAACTTCCCAATATTACTTAATGGGCATGTCCCAGATTTTGCGCTTCTTTTCAACTGTCAAAACATTCACATTTCATTATTAGCTCATAGCCCTATAAATACCACCAAAACATGATCAAACTCTAGCAACgactaaaaattaaataattataaacctTATAATAATGGCTCGTTATTCTGCAATTTTTGCTGTTACaataattttttgcattttggcTGGTCCAGTTTCCAGCTTCACAGCTTCTGACTATAAAGATGCAATTAGCAAAGCTATCTTATTTTTCGAAGGACAACGTTCAGGAAAATTGCCAGTTTCTCAAAGAGTCAAATGGAGAGGAGATTCTGCACTCATCGACGGCAAGATTGAAAATGTatgggttatatatatatatagcgtaaTTACTAAAGTTCTCATATTCTTTCTTTCTGATGAAAAATATTCAATCTGTCtcaaaaagaataatattcgttTTTACTATTGAAGAGTCgaatagtaattttttttaacatcGAGAATTTCATTTTAAGAATATTCTCAACAATTTAACTAaagatattttttatatatatggtATTCTAAATATGTAGTATATTTTTTTCAGAGACAAATATATTAATTTACACAAAGTTgaccaaaaaaaatattaatttacacCTAAAACTAGATCCAATCACCTTTATACTTGGAGTCACTATTTTTTTTCTGGACATAAAGGAGTAAAATTTTCATGAAACTTCAATAGAAAAAGACGAGAGGTGTCTATGTTGGTGGGAGGCAGCACGTACCCAATGAATTTTGTTGTGGTGCTTGTAAGTTGGCCCAAACATTATAAAAAAATAAGTTTTAAGATTtgtttttcagaaaaaaaaaactttgttAATAACATAAACCATCGTTTTGCATGCAAATTTCGTCATTGTTTAGTTACTCTCTCTTCgttttataaaaaaagaaaattatttcaatCTATTAATATATTCATTAATCTATCTATTAGGTGAATTTGATTGGAGGCTACTATGATGCTGGCGACAATGTGAAATTTGGATGGCCTATGGCATTTTCATTAACATTATTGAGTTGGGCTGCAGTTGAGTATCCAACAGAAATCTCTTCAGCAAATCAACTTCTCCACCTCCAACGTGCCATTCGGTGGGGCACAAATTTCCTAACCCGAGCTCACATTTCAAGTACCACTCTCTATACTCAGGTAAACAACCCACCCTTTCATATGCTTTTTTTAATAATCATTCGGTATCTGGAATTCACTTACTCGACTATTATATATTCGTATTGTACAAATGTCTAATAAAAGAGAAATACTCTCTATCATGATTTTTTTTATTGGCATAGCTCGAATCTACCATTTTTAGTTAAGAATAGAGAAATCATATTCATCCCACTCCCTTGTGCTGGAACATATATAGCATGGCTATTGTCAAATTACAAATACCCCTTatctaaaaattcaaaattaataaAGATGGAACgcaattgtttatttattttaggtcTAAAATACGAGCTCTCAAATCTGTGTCCTGCCTCTTTTTAATGGTCTAAGCATGCGGAATTTTTCCCACAACGGATGACAATGAGAATGAGACCTGAATCTAAGGACCTGTTTGGCCACAAATTTTGTTGGCCTTTTTTGAAAAAGGTGTTTGAAACAATATTTGTTCATAGATCATAAtcagttttgaaaaaaaaaaaattgaaaaaaatttcaAGTTCCCAAAAGATAATTTTTGGGTGAAAGTTTTTCTTctactcacaaaatttcaaattttttttttaaataaaatgcatgtccaaatataatttcaacttccaaaaaatatttttcaatataaCTTCGAAAACTCATTTtacaagtttcaatcaaatctatgtccaaacgccAGCTAAAACTTTTGTCTGCTACAATaccatattgaattatttgttatatgACCAATCGCGCCGTATAAATATTAAGTTATTAGAGAAGAGacacatttatttgttttggtctACAATGATTATTATCTTCATTATATCTAAAATTAGAAATATGGATTTAGTTATGTAATTTATATGTTACAAAAAATGTTATGTGCACAGGTTGGAGATGGAAATGTTGATCACCAGTGTTGGGAGAGACCTGAAGATATGGATACACCTCGAACACTATACAAGATCACTTCCAATTCTCCAGGATCAGAGGTTGCAGCTGAAGTAGCAGCTGCTTTTGCCTCAGCATCAATTGTTTTCAAGAAAATAGATTCCAACTATTCTACCAAATTATTACGACGATCAAAATCTGTAAGGAAATTCTAATCAGTTTAGATTACTTTGATTTCTACTAAGTAGTAATTATCTCCTATTTTTGCCCTTCCCATCATCATCTAATCAATTTAgaagaattaatccaaatagcCGTCCACCCAATCAGTAAAACTAAAAATAGTCGGTAgaagtataatatatgcataatttatgtattatatatgtataattgtgtACAATTATtgtaaaatctatatatatagctagaaaaaataaataatgaatataacggactatttgtgtaaagatccttTTCGTTATAAGTGTCAAATTTGGCCCATAAAAATATAAGATGCACATACTTGGGCGGTatgtatttggcatatgttcatgagAAAATGTTGTATAGCTGAGTTTAAAATAATagtcaaaaaagtattttttgtgtgtgtacatatatatatgttatatacaaaatatacaaattttatacacttttacTACTATCGAATGTAAATAGTTCCGGTCGCGGTCTAAAAGTGATCTTTGCTCTATATTCATAGGAGGGTCACTTTGGGCATATAACTCAAGCTAGCCCATTTAAAAGTTTGTGTCAATTTGGGTTGAATATGTAGCCTAAATTGATTAGTTTGATATAGTTATAATATGTAAAAGAAAAGGCTTTTATCAATTTaagtttaaaataaattataaaaaaacaaataaataaataataacaatgAGCTGGACGAGTTGGGTTGTGATCCATTTTTGTAGCCTGACTCACTCATCCATGACCCAAGCAAACGTTGGACTGATTATAACACAATCAGTTATTAACTCAACATGCCTAAATGTAGGGGTGTATAGAGGAAAACGACAAACCGCACCAGTCACATAATCTTAgtcaaattgagaaaaaaattcgattatggtttggtttggtttgatctttagatttaataacctgacacaattagtttggtttgattATTGAAAAATACAAACTAACCCGACCTATTTACATCCCTGCCTAAATGTAGCTTAACACACCCATTTGACTCTCAAAATTTTCGTTTCCTCTTTCTGTGCACAGCTATTTGCGTTTGCTGACAAGTATAGAGGATCTTACCAAGCTTCTTGCCCTTTCTACTGTTCTTACTCAGGTTATCAggtaattaatttcaataatttaggcataattaattcttttttccAATCATAagtttaattagtgttttaaataattttcaaagGATGAATTGCTGTGGGCAGCTGCTTGGCTATACAAAGCTGGTGGAGGAAACAACTATTTAAACTATGCTTCAAGCAATCAAGGCTGGAGTCAGGTTGCCTCTGAATTCAGTTGGGATAACAAATTTGCTGGAGCTCAAACTTTACTAGCTAAGGTTAATCCTTTATATTACTATACTATATCGCGCTCAAGATCAATATTGTATTTGTCAATTGTCAGGGGAGCATTTTGAGCCCAAACCTATTTAACCTGTCCAATTCGTTCAAGGTTGGACCGGTCATTGACTCGCCCATTTATTGAACTTAATCCATATTGATCCAACTCATTTTAGCCCATTTAAAGTTGAACTAATTTTTGGCCAAAATTGATTCATGAGTAACTTTGCTAAAAAACTTTACAATAATTCTTTACCTTTGATATATTATATGTGACCATAATGACAAGAGTGgattgctctagtggtgagcaccctccacttccaaccaagaagttgtgagttcgagtcacctcaagagcaaggtggggagttcatGGGGAGAGGAATaacgagggtctatcggaaacagcctctctacccctgcgtacacattaccctccccaaactccACTAATGGAATTATACTGGGGTATTGTTGTAGTGTATATTATATGtgaccataacaaaagaaaaaaaaaagcttttTGATAATAaaacaattcataaaaaaaaataacacacACTAATTAAAGCTTGATAAGAGTAGGACGGGTTGGGttatgacccaaattttagccCATCTTGATTCAGTCTATCTCTGCCCAAGTAACTTTTGGGCGGGTCAATTTATTGGCTCAATCCATTTTGACCCGCCCAAAATCAGTCCAACACACACATTTGACACTCCTAATATGTGTACAAATATATTTTCACTACGTACACTATCAGTCACCGAGTACATATTTAACATTCTTGATTATCATCAGGAGTTCCTCAATGGGAAAAGCAATCTTGAAAAGTTCAAGAATGATGCTGATTCATTTATTTGTGCATTGATGCCAGGAAGTAGCTCTATACAGATTAAGACAACCCCTGGTAATTCTAagtttaaaatcatatttttttttcttcaataacttgatatatttttaaataaggaTTTATAAATAATCTTAATACTTTCTGCTACAATGGTATAATTTGCAGGTGGACTTTTATATACTAGAGACAGTAGCAATTTGCAATATGTTACTGGTGCTACCATGGTACTTTTTATGTATTCTAAAGTCCTTGAGGCAGCTGGAAAAGGAGGAGTTACATGCGGTTCAGTTACTTTTTCCACCTCCAATATCAAAGCCTTTGCAAAATCACAGGTCAAGCATAATGAATTTTTACATCATTATTTAACTAGCTATAATAGATTAATCATTAACCAATATTATAGGTCTCCAATCATTGCTTATTAAAATAGAAATCATGTTGTTATAATCAAAGACGGAGCTAGCTAGAATTTTAACCTTATGGATTCAGGATAATCATTTTAAGTTACTTGGTTTTAaagtaataatttatatatattcattagattttttaatacaaatacaggGTTTAAACAAAAGCTAATAGGTTCAGCTGAGCCCATAACCAACACTGTGGCTTAGCCCCTGTTGTTAGTCCCTCTGCTTCAATTAATGTGAACCTATTAATATTTGGAGAATCAAACAAGATTTTTTTTACCACGTTTTTTGCAAATACTTTTTAAATGTTTTAAATTATTAACTGTTGTGACTTACAGTATTTTCTACTCCTATATAGTTTTTTaattatgtaaattttatttcaaatttgttGAAAATTCTATATCTGACTTTACgccaaaaataaatcaatttgaccCTTATAATCCAAAAAAGTTCAAATAAATTAAAGCGGAAGAAATATATATTAAGTAACCTGATCGTATAACTGCATAAACTCATACTATTTAGTTTTTCAGGTAGACTACATACTTGGTAACAATCCACTCAAGATGTCATATATGGTTGGTTTTGGGAGCAAATACCCAACACAGCTCCACCACAGAGCTTCATCAATCCCTTCAATTTATAATCATCCAACGAGGGTGGGGTGTAACGATGGCTATAGCTCATGGTATAATTCTAACAATCCCAATCCAAACACACATGTCGGCGCGATAGTCGGCGGGCCAAATTCCGGCGACCAGTTTGTTGATTCGAGATCAGATTACTCTCATTCTGAACCCACGACTTATATGAATGCAGCTTTTGTAGGATCTGTGGCTGCTTTGATAAATCAAGGCAAAGTAGAGCAGTCTTTTCAAATGCCGCAACTTAACAAAACAACATTATATGATAGACAAAGCACCAAGAATATTTCATACTAAAGAATCATGCTCCAATCATATTAATTAAATGTGTACATATTTAATTATATTACTGTATTTGGTAGAGTAATGTGTATTATACTAAAATCCTGATGTAAGAACCTACGGTAATTGTTGTACCTAGGATAACCGATCATCCTACAGGTTCattataattcaataaaattcagAAGACGACATAAGATGTCTTCAATTAATTTTTGTGCCTTTTTCTTAATAGAAACACAAGCGGAAGAGTTAGGTTAATCCCTGCCTATTTAGGAAAATGATGTCTTATATGAGTGAAATATAAGCtcatatgtataaataatactaggATTTAATagaatttaatttatatacactAATAATATAAAGAATGTAATTTTGTAGCATTAACTTACATAGTTataactaggggtgtacaaagcaaaccgacaaaccgcaccaacccgataatccgagtcaaaccgagaaaaaaaacccgactatgggttggtttgatttggtttggtgttggaaaaaaacctgaccataattggtttggtttggttttaactaaagaaagtcaaaacgaaaccaaaccaacccgacattacatatatagaaattttagatatatgtaatatataaatatacttattgtgatgtaatttataaatatttcttaaaagatttcataattttattttttgaggtattatttcaaggttggacttagaacttttgaatgttccaataagttttataaccattaacattagtaaattaaatagtgctaacaaaagcccaaaccaaaattaaatcaatattaatgctaacaaaaaCATTTAATTCAATATTACGAacgggaatgtattgaatatctattttttgttttgcaataatttagataaaaatgcattacctatttttattttttctttagcgtttagtcatgtattTAATACTCCTTTATTaatatacttattttagcatgacttagtactcttagattatgtttatgtttattatggctttttaattagcaatatttatattatataattttattgtctttattatattgttgaatattttaggataatgccatgacatatctcatattttgtattattttcttggaaaatactttatatatttgtatcttactaggactaaagaaatattttgagcataattcataagttttttttacgaagattttaccggaaaaaaccGCCGAAAAAACCCGAATAACCCGAAAACCAAAGAAAACCCAAGAAAAACCGAGAgtgaaaaacccgagttttattggtttggtttggtctttagatttaataatccgacacaattggtttggtttggttattgtaaaatccgaaccaacccgacttatgtacacccctagttaTAACTAATTATAATTTTGGTGAGATAAAAATTTTATTATTGTACTATTTAAATTGTCAATATTGGAGTATAcgtttcaacaataacaacaacaacccagtataattccaccttgggtctggggagggtagtgtgtacgcagatcttatccCTACCCTGGAGTAGAGGAAGGTTATTaaatttccgatagaccctcgacatccctccctccaagaactcctcaTGGCTCTGtggtgactcaaactcacaacctcttagttggagGTGGGCGGTGCTCACCACTAAAGCAACTCACTCTTGTCGAACCCAATATTGGAGTATACGTTTCAGGAGATATTAATTCCCGTAAACAATAATGATGACGACGAAGGATAAAAGTTTCTTTAGATTATCAATTAAAGTTACTGAAATATAATGTTTTTTTGCAGGAACAGATTTTTTCTGCATAACATAACAGGCTTTTGTCACATTTTAATCTGcgtcagaaattatttatattcgttatccgaaaagtatataaaatttatatagtttttatatataatatacaagatatatatatacaaaaatataatattttttcctCTATTATTTTGAAAGTAGCTATTCAGTGTCTTTTTTCTAACATAACATTGTTTAAGATATTCCAATATAATCTTTCCAATTATCGACGTAAATTTGCCCCTGTGGTTGAGAATATTGCTATAGTTACTGTTGCATCCAGAAGAATTATGGCGTAAAATATTGacccgaaaaaatattaaaaaatgtcAAGAAAGTTGGCATAGTGTTCAACATCCACGCGTACTTCTTCGTAGGAAATTTTGGTACAGCTGACAACAGAAATTGAAAAGTTGCATGAAATGATGTGATTTCTAACTCTGATATGGTAAAAAAATGTTGATGGTACTTAACTACTTACTAAATTTGAAAGCCATATGTCATTTACGTGGAACACTTAAATGGGTACAGTTATATGCTTTTAGTATGAtgtacttaataattaatatcaaacatcatTGTGtgtgttcttttttcttttctttttgtcgtCCATCTTcttaataaagcaaaggaaaaatgaagatttttcatttttctcttttattagCGCTCACCAAAtaaaattattcattttattcgatatatatatagtGTTGCAGCCCTGAAATTAATTTTACCGTAAACCATTGAAGTATAAAATAAACGAGAAAGAAAGTAATCGATCGAATTTGGTAAGCAATAAAGAGAAGTGATGAATATAAccttaaaatatggaaatttcCATAATATTAGCCTTAATATAatcttctaaaaataaaaatatatagtcATCTAAATTACTCCATATTAACTAAATCAGTCAATGGATGGGGAGTTCGATtaattaactctcataacatatTAATCCTGCCAACTACTCCTAACGTACATGAAGCTGATTCTTCAGATGATTGctacaacaaaaaaatattttttttaactcaCATTAAGTCATTGTACTGAACTACTGATACTTGTCGCCAAGATTTCACTCCAGGcgaatttcatcttcttctttttctttttctttttctttttcttttccttttattttttaccAATACACTCTACGATCACTATTGTGAAGGTGAGAACTGTTCACCTACATTTGGGTTAGAGGAAGAAGGTTTAATTTACCTTATTGTATGTATTTAGTTATATTTTGAATCttaatctatctatactatatatttttttggtaaaTAAAGAATTTTATTACCAAGCAATATTATGTACAAAGTTTCAAACCTATAAAATCAGACAAATTACACTCGCGAGCTGAGCATAGTGCCCCAACTGCAAGGTACTTCCTATCTATCTATCTTCTACCTTCAGTGCCTATGGATATGAATCCAATTCTTTTAATCTATTAGCTACTTTTGACTTCTTGTTTCCTCGATAAAATATATCTTGTACTATCAACCGAAGGATCCCATCAACACTTTTCTTCTTGTCCTGGAACAATCTTGTATTCCTCTCAGGCCATATATAGTAGACACACCCTGCGAGAGTCATTCTGTAGGCCTCCGCATTGGCTTTCTTTCCATTTATTTCTCGGACTGTCCATTCAATCTCCTCATCCCACTTCAATACCGACCTTTGGAATCCCTGCCATTTTAGTAGTCTCCCCCAGATTTCTTTTGACATCCTACATTCAAAAAGAAGTGTGGAATGGTGTCATTCTCCTCATTACACAACTCACATTTTTGGTCTATTGCTTTGCCCCATCCTGCTACCTTATCTTTCGTGTGCAACTTCCCTTGGATCGCCAAATTTATTATAAAACTCCACCTAGGAACAACATAGTTGTTGCAAGTTAGTCTCCTCTATGGCACCTTTGGGAACCCCCCTCTCATTCTATGGTACATCTTTTTAATAGAGAAGGATTGCTGGCCCATCAACTCTGTAACCTCCATTCCTGCCCTTTCTAGGTATGCCTTGGCTTTAAGAATTTTGAGTAGTACCCAGGATGCTTGCTTCACTTGGACCTCCCAGATGTTCTTCCCCTTCCCGTAGTATATATGGACCCACCTTACCCACAGTTTATCTTTTTTGGTACGTAGGTTCCATAGAAGTTTAATTATTGCTGCCTTGTTCCAAGTTTCAATGTGTATTACATTAAAGCCCCCTATTGTTCTGGGCCGACAGACCTTTTCCCAAGCCAACAATGCTCTCTTTGATATCTCTGTTGTGCTAGTCCAGAGAAAGCTTCTACATGTTGCCTCTATCAGTTTTACAACTTTCTTAGGTAGCACAAAGATTTGGGACCAGAACACTTGGACTGAGAATAGTACACTCTTGATCAGTTGGAGTCTCCCGACATAGGACAAGTATTTTGTGGTCCATGAAGTTATTCTTCCCAACATCTTCTCTACAAGTGGCTGGCATTGTACTAAGGATAGTCTTTTGGAGCTCAGAGGGACGCCCAAGTACCTAATAGGTAACTCCCATTTTGTAAACTCCAGTATTGTTAGAATTTCCTCTTGCACCTCTCTGTTTACCCCTCCAAAATAAATGGAGCTTTTATCTCTGTTTGCTATCAGTCCTGAGCGTTGTGAGAATTCATTAAAACAGTTCATGAGCAATTGAACTGAGATTTCATCTCCCCTGCAGAAGAGAAGTTAATCATCTGCAAAACATAGTTGAATAAGCTACAGCTTTGAGCATTTAGGATGAAAATTAAAATCTAGGTTGTTTTATAGTGTCTTGAGTTTTCTATTGAGGTACTCCATTGTAATAACAAAGAGGAATGGGGATAATGGATCCCCCTGCCTTAGTCCCTtcttggcttgaaatggcgagcTTGGTGTCCCATTAATGATAACTGAATAAAAGACACTTGTAATACATATCATGATTCATTCTATAAATACCTTTGGGAAGTTCAAAGCATGTAAGATTTGTTCCAAGTAGCGTCATTCTAAGGAGTCATAAGCCTTTTGCATGTCTACTTTGATCATACATCGGGGGCACTCCTTTCCTTCCATAACCCCTGACCAATTCATGGCTAATAATAATATTGTCTGATATAATTCTTCCAGGGACCAAAGCTTATTAGCTTTGGTCTATTATAGTATCCATTACTCCTTGCAGTCTCTTTGTAAGAATTTTAAATATCAGTTTATACAAAATTGTGCAGCATGATATGGGCCTAAATTGCTTGATAGTGGAGGGGTTCTTAACTTTTGGCATTAATGTAAATGTAGTGCAATTGATAGGCAGATGCATGGTCTTTGTATTGAAGAAGGACAAGACAGCATCAGTTACCTTATTCCCTATAATGTTCC includes the following:
- the LOC107803827 gene encoding endoglucanase 18-like; the encoded protein is MARYSAIFAVTIIFCILAGPVSSFTASDYKDAISKAILFFEGQRSGKLPVSQRVKWRGDSALIDGKIENVNLIGGYYDAGDNVKFGWPMAFSLTLLSWAAVEYPTEISSANQLLHLQRAIRWGTNFLTRAHISSTTLYTQVGDGNVDHQCWERPEDMDTPRTLYKITSNSPGSEVAAEVAAAFASASIVFKKIDSNYSTKLLRRSKSLFAFADKYRGSYQASCPFYCSYSGYQDELLWAAAWLYKAGGGNNYLNYASSNQGWSQVASEFSWDNKFAGAQTLLAKEFLNGKSNLEKFKNDADSFICALMPGSSSIQIKTTPGGLLYTRDSSNLQYVTGATMVLFMYSKVLEAAGKGGVTCGSVTFSTSNIKAFAKSQVDYILGNNPLKMSYMVGFGSKYPTQLHHRASSIPSIYNHPTRVGCNDGYSSWYNSNNPNPNTHVGAIVGGPNSGDQFVDSRSDYSHSEPTTYMNAAFVGSVAALINQGKVEQSFQMPQLNKTTLYDRQSTKNISY